A part of Deltaproteobacteria bacterium genomic DNA contains:
- a CDS encoding MATE family efflux transporter produces MSAPLASAAPLAAAPRAGGVREVVLLAFPIVLTQISQTTMHVVDSIFVGRLGPAQLGALGFAGIWLWTVFSLFNGCATGVQTFVSQCHGAGEEERCGRWAWQGFYAVVPVTALALFGFVALAEPLFARLGTSADLREHALAYLRTRPLGFTGFAIWIVLASFFRGLGDTRTPLVATVIANLVNAVLAYGLVLGRLGLPAWGIAGAGVATSIAEWVGTAVLALAFARRGLRRFGTRPVAPRPAEIGRFLRTGAPIGGQWVLDMSAFAIFTTLVARMGTASMAATQAMISLLSMSFMQAIGIGLAATTLVGRYKGAGRLDAALRSLLAALKLALGLAAAVAAAFLLIPETLIGLYTDDAEVLALARPLLALGAAFQLFDALQIVLGGSLRGAGDTRWPFVAQTLLAWALRLPLVWLFAFHWEAGVVGAWYAEFAFILALASALAWRVRSGAWREIAI; encoded by the coding sequence ATGTCCGCTCCCCTCGCTTCCGCCGCCCCGCTCGCCGCCGCGCCTCGCGCGGGCGGCGTGCGCGAGGTGGTGCTGCTCGCCTTCCCGATCGTGCTGACCCAGATCTCGCAGACGACCATGCACGTCGTCGACTCGATCTTCGTGGGCCGGCTCGGGCCGGCGCAGCTCGGCGCGCTCGGCTTCGCGGGGATCTGGCTGTGGACCGTGTTCAGCCTCTTCAACGGCTGCGCGACAGGCGTACAGACATTCGTGTCGCAGTGCCACGGCGCCGGGGAGGAGGAGCGCTGCGGGCGCTGGGCCTGGCAGGGCTTCTACGCGGTGGTACCGGTGACCGCGCTGGCCCTGTTCGGATTCGTCGCCCTGGCCGAGCCGCTCTTCGCACGCCTCGGCACGAGCGCCGACCTGCGCGAGCATGCGCTCGCGTACCTGCGCACGCGGCCGCTCGGCTTCACCGGGTTCGCCATCTGGATCGTGCTCGCGTCGTTCTTCCGTGGCCTCGGCGACACGCGCACGCCGCTGGTCGCAACGGTGATCGCGAACCTCGTGAACGCGGTGCTGGCCTATGGGCTCGTGCTCGGCCGGCTCGGGCTGCCGGCCTGGGGGATCGCCGGTGCCGGCGTCGCCACCTCCATCGCCGAGTGGGTCGGCACGGCCGTGCTCGCGCTCGCCTTCGCGAGACGCGGGCTGCGCCGCTTCGGCACCCGGCCGGTGGCGCCGCGCCCGGCCGAGATCGGCCGCTTCCTGCGCACCGGTGCGCCGATCGGCGGGCAGTGGGTGCTCGACATGAGCGCCTTCGCGATCTTCACGACGCTGGTCGCCCGGATGGGAACGGCCTCGATGGCGGCGACCCAGGCGATGATCTCGCTGCTCTCGATGTCGTTCATGCAGGCGATCGGGATCGGGCTCGCGGCCACCACGCTGGTGGGCCGCTACAAGGGCGCTGGCAGGCTCGACGCGGCGCTGCGCAGCCTGCTCGCGGCGCTGAAGCTCGCGCTGGGGCTCGCGGCGGCGGTGGCCGCCGCCTTCCTGCTGATCCCGGAGACCCTGATCGGGCTCTACACCGACGACGCCGAGGTGCTGGCGCTCGCCCGGCCGCTGCTGGCGCTCGGGGCCGCCTTCCAGCTCTTCGACGCGCTCCAGATCGTGCTGGGCGGCAGCCTGCGCGGCGCGGGCGACACGCGCTGGCCCTTCGTCGCGCAGACGCTGCTCGCCTGGGCGCTGCGCCTGCCGCTGGTCTGGCTCTTCGCCTTCCACTGGGAGGCGGGCGTCGTGGGGGCCTGGTACGCCGAGTTCGCCTTCATCCTGGCGCTCGCGTCCGCCCTCGCCTGGCGCGTCCGGAGCGGCGCCTGGAGGGAGATCGCGATCTGA